The Rubricoccus marinus nucleotide sequence GATGGATAAACGCGTCGATGGCGGCGCGGTCCAGATCGGCACCCCACGCGATGCGCCCACCTCTGGCGCGGATCCAGTCCGCATGCGCCGCGGCGACGCGCCAGGGATGGAGGCCCGCTACGGAGTACGACCGGACGTGCCCGGACGGGTGCTCCAACGCCTGTCGGAACGGCGAGCCAGAATGCGCGCCAGAGGCCCCGACCTCGCGCACATCGGCGTGGGCGTCCCAGTTGAGGACGTGGACATCGCGTTGCGCCTGGCAGTAGCCGAGGAGATGCCCGTAAGCGGTCTCGTGGCCGCCCCCGAGCACGATCACGGTCTTCTCCCCCACCCATGGCGCGATCGTATCCGCGAGGGCGTGCTGGTCGGCCTCCACGTCTCCAGAAACCGCGATGTCGCCCGCATCCACCGTCCGTTCGAGGAGCGCCGCGAACGCCTCTGGCGAACGCGCGTCCGGCGTCATCTTGTAGAGCGCATCGCGGATCGCCGCCGGGCCGCCAGAGGCTCCGGGTCGGCCGCCGTTGCGCGCGACGCCAGCGTCCGATGGGAAGCCGACGAGGATCACCCGCGCGTCAGGCACGCGGCTATGGGAGCCGGCGAGCCACCGCCCGAGGCGCGGGTCCTCTGGCGAAGTCAGCGGCGCGAGAATTGAGGGGACTGAAAGACCGCTCACGCTAGGCCGACCAATCGTATGCCACCTCGCCGCCGATGTACGCGTACCAGATAGCGTCGGGATCGAACGAGTACATCCACGTCTCCACCGACGAGCTGTTGATCAGGACAAAGTCCGCGTGGTAGCCGGGCAGAAGCGACCCGACTGACCCGTGCAATTGCAGTGCCCGCGCGGCCACGGTCGTAGCGCCGCGGAGCACCTGCGCGGGCGTCATCCTCTGGCGCACGCAGGCGGCCCACATCGCCAGAGGCAGGTCCGCGACGGGCGCGCTGCCGGGGTTGAAGTCGGTTGCTACGGCCACAGGCACTCCGGCCTCCATCAACTCCCTAGCGGGCAGCGGCTCCACGCCGAGCACCAGCGTCGCCAGAGGCAGGCTTACCGCGACCGTTCCCGCGCGCGCCATCGCGCGGATGCTGGCCTCCGAGATGTTCTCCAGATGGTCCGCGCTCGCAGCGCCCACCTCGGCCGCGAGTGCTCCGCCCCCCGTATCGCTGAGTTGGTCGGCGTGCAGCTTGGGGACGAGCCCGAGGCCTCTGGCGGCGGCGAAGACCCGCCGCGCCTCGTCCGGTGTGAACGCGCCGGTCTCGACAAAGGCGTCGCAAAAGACCGCCAAACGCTCCGCAGCAACGGCCGGGAGAATCTCGTTACAGATCAGATCCAGGTACCCGTCGCGGTTGCCTGAGAACTCTGGCGGGACGGCGTGGGCCGCGAGAAGCGTCGGGATGAGCCTCTGGCGCGAGGTCTGCGCGAGCCGCTTGTAGACGCGGAGTTGCTTGAGCTCATCCGCCAGCGAAAGCCCGTACCCGCTTTTCGCCTCGACCGTCGTGACGCCGCGCCTCAACATGCGGCAAAGCAGGAGGTCCGCATTTACCTGCAACAACTCTTCGGACGCTTCGCGCGTGGCGCGGACCGTCGAGAGAATGCCCCCGCCTCTTGCGGCGATGTCGAGGTAGGACGTTCCGTTCAAGCGCTCGGTGAACTCATCGGCCCGCGCGCCCCCAAAGGCGAGGTGCGTGTGGCAGTCCACCAACCCTGGCACGACCGTCAGGCCGGCGGCAGAGACCTCCGGCTCATCCGCATACGCAACCGGGAGGTCTTGCTCACGCCCAACCCACTCCACGCGACCCTCGCGCCACACCATCGCCGCGCTCTCGATCTCACCCACATCGTCGGCGCGGGCCTCTGGCGGGCACGTGTACAGCCTCTTGACATCGGTGAGGACCGGCACCGCTAGAGGCGCGTCACGCGGTGCGTCGGCTCCACACAGGGGCGGACGGCCCCCGCCTCGTCCGTAGCACCCACGACTTCGATACGGTCCCCTTCACCCAAGTCGTTAACGTCTACGAGCCCTTCGGCTTCGCAGAGGTTCATCCGCGCCGGGATCAGCACGCGTACGCTCTCGCCAGAGGCGGTCGTCATCACGATTACGCCGTCGCCGTCGTACGTCCAGGGCGTAAGGTCCACCGATGCGACCGTGCCCGATACGACGTCGCCAGAGGCCGAGCCGTTGCCCGACTCTGGCGCGCTCTGGGAGGCACAGCCGCTAGCGAGAAGAGCGAGAAAGAGGAGCGTGCGCATAGCAGAGAAAGAGGGTGCGCCGAACCTACGCCTCTGGCGCCGCTCCGAGGGCGCCGGCAAGATCGGCGAACGGCGTGGCGGTTTGCTCGCCGCTGGCGAGGTCCTTGACCTGCGCAACGCCAGAGGCCAGGTCGTCCGGGCCGACGATGACGGCGAACCGGGCGTCTTGACGTGAGGCCTCTTTCAGCTGCTTCCGCCACGCGCGCCCCAGCAGGTCGAACTCGACGCGGAGGCCTCTGGCGCGGAGCGCCTGGGCGGTCTGGAGTGTCCAGGGGCGCGCGTCGTCGTCCATCGCGACGAGGAACGCGTCGGGGCGCGAGAGGCCGGGGAGCTCCGTGCCTGCATCCGCGAGGGCGAGGAACAGGCGCTCGATCCCGGCTGCGTAGCCGACCGCCGGAACAGGCGTTTTGCTGCCCACCGCCTCCGCCAGTCCGTCATACCGGCCGCCAGCGGCCAGCGCGCTCTGCGCGCCGAGTGCGTCGCTCTCCAACTCGAACACGGTCCGGGTGTAGTAGTCGATGCCGCGCACGAGCAGCGGGTCCTCTACGTACGGGATACCGAGCGCATCGAGGTGCGTCTTGACCGCCTCGTAGTGCGCACGTGCGTCCTCGCCGACGTAGTCCGGCAGCTTGGGCGCGTCGGCCACAATCTCGCGCTCGCGCGGGTCTTTGGTGTCGAGGAGGCGGAGTGGGTTCGTGTCCAGCCTCTGGCGGCTCGTCTCCGTCAACTCATCCACGAACGGCGCGAAGTAGGTCCGCAACGCGTCGAGGTAACGCGGCCGATCGACGGCGTCGCCGATGGTGTTGAGACGAAGCCGTGTGTCCGTGATTCCGAAGGCGGCGTAGATCGCGCGGAGGTTGGCGATGACCTCCACGTCTGCCTGCGGCTGGTCGCTGCCCAGAAGTTCGACGCCGAACTGGTGGAACTGGCGGAAGCGTCCCTTTTGCGGGCGCTCGGCGCGGAAGCACGGCCCGATGTAGAACAGCCGCTGCGCGCCGCCGCGCTGGAGCAGGCTGTGCTGCAACGCCGCGCGCACGACTGGCGCCGTCACCTCGGGTCGGAGCACGTACGTCTCGCGCCCGCGCTCCACGGTGAACATCTCCTTTTGCACGATGTCCGTCGTCCCACCGACGCCTCTGGCGACGAGATCGACCGGCTCTAGAACGGGCGTGCGGATCTCGTCGAAGCCGAACCGCCGCATCTGGTCCTGCACGATGCCCTCGACGTGGCGCCACGCGGGGGTGCCGGGGATGTCGCTCCCTCCGGAGTCGTGCGCGATGGGGAGCACGTCGAACGTGCCGCGGATGGTCTTAAACATGGGGCGTGCGGAGCGGGAGCGTGGAAACTGCTCGCGCGGGCCTCTGGCGTCAAACGAATCCCCCGCGACCTGCTCGGGTGCGCCACCGCCCCATTGGCCGGACGCTACCCCAGCGCGGCCTCTGCGTCGGCCAGCGCGCGGTGAACATCGCGGACTGACTCGGCGTCGAGCAGCCTCTGGCGCGTACCCGCGTCCGCCATCACGCGCGAAATGCGGCTCAGGAGCCGAAGATGCACGCTCCGCTCGCGCTCCGGTCCTGCGAGCAAAAGCACGATGCGAACGGGCGAACCGTCCAGCGAGTCATAGTCCACGGCCGACTCCAAGATGGCGAGCGCGGCCGTCGTGTCGTCCACGCTCTGGGTGCGCGCGTGCGGGAGGGCGAGCCCCTGCCCCACGCCCGTAGACATCAACGCCTCGCGCTGAAGGACCGCGTCCAAGATGACAGAGGCATCGGCGGCCGTTCCGTGCGCGGCCAGGGCCGACATCGTCTCCAATAGCTCTCGTTTCGACGCGGCGGGAAGGCCGACGCGTACACGTTCAGCCGGGAGCAGGGTAAGAAGCGTCTGGGTTTGGATCACGCCAGAGGCTACTCTAGGCCGCGTCGCGCGTTCCGGGCAATCGGGGTGAAGGGGAACGCCTGCGTTCCGAATCGTGGCGTCTGAACGGCCGAAGCGTGGACGTTTGCGCGCGTATGGCGTTGCGTGCGCGCGGCACGGCTCTTGAAGACAGGTGCCAGCAACCGACCGCCTTCCCCGTGGCTGCTTCCGCCCCCGTTTCTGCCTACGGCCTTCCCGGCCCGCTCCGAGCCCTTATTGAAGGGTTCCAGGAGCGCCGCGCCCGTACCACCGCCGACAAGTCTCTCGCGCTCCGCCTCAAGGACGCTATGACCCGCGAGCAGGTCACCGCCAGAGGCCTGAGCTTCTACATCGAGCATGGGGCCGTTGCCGTGTACGGCAACGTCGCGGACGGCGCCGAGCGCGAGGCTATCCTCGGCCTGATCGCGCGGCAGCCCGGCGTTACCCGCATCGTGGACCACCTCCGGCTGGCCGACGCGTAGCCCGACACCAAGCGCCTCTGGCGCCGGAGGCGTCGATATGTTCAGGCACGCCGCAAACGGCGCCCTACGATCGCGTCCAGGCTGTAGCGCCCGCCCCCTGCAAGAAGCAGCGCGATGGCGGCGCTCCCGTAGGCGTAGGACAGTTCGCGGTCGCCAAAGGCGTCGCCGGCGTGCGCGAGGAAAAAGGCTACGCCCATCGTGAAGAGGACGGCCGCGGCAGCAGGCCGCGTGAGCAGTCCGAGCGCGAGAAGGAGCCCGCCGCCGAACTCCGAAAGAGCGGCCAACCACGCAAATACCTCTGGCGCCGGAAAGCCGAGCTCTCCCGTTTTCGAGACAAACCCGGCGCTCGGCGGGAGCTTACCGAGCCCGTGGCCGAACGCCATCGCGAGGCCCACGCTGACGCGAAGCACGAGCAGGCCGAGGTCGGCCCCGAGCGAGTTCTCGCCAGAGGCGAACATCTTCTGTGTCAGCCCGCTCATGCCCTCCGGACCCAGCCGTTCTCGATGGGCTTGAAGCCCAGGTGCGCGTAAAAGCCCGTCGAAAGGTTGGAATCCCGCAGGACGAGCTCCGTCCCCTTGCAACGCTCCAGAACGGTGTCGATCAGCTTTTTGCCCAGCCCCGTGCCCTGCACGTCGGGCTCCACGGCGAGGTCGCAGAGATAGCTCACCTGGTAGCCGTCGGTGAGAACGCGCGCGAGGCCGACGAGGCGGTCCCCTTGCCAGGCCGAGAGCACGAGCTGCGACCGCTCGAACGACTCGCGCAGGCGGTCAGCGTCATCGGTCTGCCGCAGGAGCGGCGCGCGCCGGTACAGCGTCGCGATTCGTCCGGGCGTGAGGCCTTCTTGCGTGTCGCGGATCTCGAAGTCGGCAGAGTCCTGCATGTCAGCGTTCTGCATGTGAGCGTAGAAAGGGCCGTGCCTACTCAGGCGACGGTGTCGGGTTCTGAGAGAGGTCGTCGAGGACGACCGTTGAGCGACGGGCGGCCAGGCGCAGGGCCTCTGGCGGGGCCAGGTCTGGCGCCACGCGGAGCACGAGGCGCACGCCATCGGCTTCGACCACCCACTCCGCCTCACGTCCGAGGTACTGCCGGGCGAGAAGCGTGGCGGGCACGCCCGACGCGGAGTCCGTTTCGGGCGCGAGGTCCTCAGGACGCACGGCGAGCGCCTGCTCATCCGCCAGAGGCCGGCCTCCCAGCCGCTCCGCTAGAGGCCCGCGTACGACGTTAGCGCCGCCGAGGAAGCTGGCGACGTAGGCCGTCGGCGGCTGCGCGTAGAGCGCCTCTGGCGTACCGGTGGCGACGAGTTGCCCCGTACGCAGGACCGCGATCTGATCCGAAAGCGCGAGGGCTTCTTCCTGATCGTGCGTGACGTAGAGGGCGGTAATACCGAGGCGCTGCTGGAGCGCGCGGATCTCGGCGCGCGTCTGCACGCGCAGCTCGGCGTCGAGGTTGGACAGCGGCTCGTCGAACAGGAGCACGTCGGGCTCCACGGCCAGGGCGCGAGCCAGCGCCACGCGCTGCTGCTGCCCGCCGGAGAGCGCGGCAACAGGACGCTCCCCCAATACGGCCATATCCACACGTGCCAGCGATTCCTGCACGCGCCTCTGGCGCTCCGCCTTCGGCAGCTTCGCGTCCAAACCGTACGCCACGTTTTCGCCCACGCTCATCGACGGGAAGAGCGCGTAGCTCTGAAACACCGTCGCCGTGGGCCGCTTCTGCGGCGCCAGAGGCGTCACGTCACGCCCCGCGATGTGGATGCTTCCAGCCTCTGGCGTCTCGAAGCCGCCTACCAAACGGAGCAGCGTTGTCTTGCCCGAGCCTGACGGGCCGAGCAGCGACACAAGTGAGCCCGGCGGAACGCTTAGCGAGACGCCGTCCACGGCGCGCACGCTGCCGTACAGCTTGGTAACGGCGTCGATCTCGATGCCTGCGGCGGTGTCTCGCATGGGCGGAAACAGGTCGGGGCACGGCGTGCCGTGCCCCGAGGGATCAAAACGGGCCTCTGGCGCCCCCCAGTCGGGAACTCGCGCCAGAGGCCCAGAGATGCGCTACGCGTCGAGCGCTGCGGTGACCTTGTCGGCGGCCTCCTGGAGGCGGATCGCCGTCTGGATGGGCAGGCCGCTGTCCTTGAGGATCTGCATGCCTTCCTCCGCATTGGTGCCCTGCAGGCGCACGATCAGCGGAACGGTGAGCTCCATGTTGCTCGCGGCCTCCACGACGCCCTTGGCGACGCGGTCGCAGCGCACGATGCCGCCGAAAATGTTGACGAGGATCGCCTTCACGTTCGGGTCGGACTGGATGATGCGGAAGCCCGCCTCAGTCGTCGCCGGGGACGCCGTTCCACCCACGTCGAGGAAGTTGGCTGGTTCACCGCCAGCGAGCTTGATGAGGTCCATCGTGCCCATCGCGAGCCCGGCGCCGTTCACCATGCAGCCAACATTGCCGTCCAGCTTGATGTAGTTGAGGTTGTGCTTGCCAGCCTCGACCTCCAGCGGGTCCTCCTCGGCCTCGTCGCGCATCTCCGCGAGGTCCTTGTGGCGGAACATCGCGTTGTCGTCCAGATCCATCTTCGCGTCGAGCGCGATGATCCGGCCGTCCTCGGTCTTGACGAGCGGGTTGATCTCCGCGATGGTGGCGTCGGACGCGCGGTACGCCTTGTACAGCGCCATCACAAACTTGACGCCCTCCTTGAAGGCGGTGCCTTCGAGTCCGAGCTGAAACGCGATCTCGCGCGCCTGGTAGGATCGGAGCCCGGTCGTGGGGTCGACGTGGACCTTGACGATCTTCTCGGGCGTGGCCTCGGCCACCTCCTCGATCTCGACGCCACCCTCGGTGGAGGCCATGATGACGTCCATGCCCGTCGCGCGGTCGAGCGTCACGC carries:
- a CDS encoding formimidoylglutamase yields the protein MSGLSVPSILAPLTSPEDPRLGRWLAGSHSRVPDARVILVGFPSDAGVARNGGRPGASGGPAAIRDALYKMTPDARSPEAFAALLERTVDAGDIAVSGDVEADQHALADTIAPWVGEKTVIVLGGGHETAYGHLLGYCQAQRDVHVLNWDAHADVREVGASGAHSGSPFRQALEHPSGHVRSYSVAGLHPWRVAAAHADWIRARGGRIAWGADLDRAAIDAFIHPTPRPAMASFDIDAVAAPEAPGVSAPGVGGLSPRLWLHAAEACGRARGVGSFEVVEANPRLDQDGRTATLAALTVWHILRGLAAR
- the hutI gene encoding imidazolonepropionase translates to MPVLTDVKRLYTCPPEARADDVGEIESAAMVWREGRVEWVGREQDLPVAYADEPEVSAAGLTVVPGLVDCHTHLAFGGARADEFTERLNGTSYLDIAARGGGILSTVRATREASEELLQVNADLLLCRMLRRGVTTVEAKSGYGLSLADELKQLRVYKRLAQTSRQRLIPTLLAAHAVPPEFSGNRDGYLDLICNEILPAVAAERLAVFCDAFVETGAFTPDEARRVFAAARGLGLVPKLHADQLSDTGGGALAAEVGAASADHLENISEASIRAMARAGTVAVSLPLATLVLGVEPLPARELMEAGVPVAVATDFNPGSAPVADLPLAMWAACVRQRMTPAQVLRGATTVAARALQLHGSVGSLLPGYHADFVLINSSSVETWMYSFDPDAIWYAYIGGEVAYDWSA
- the hisS gene encoding histidine--tRNA ligase, which gives rise to MFKTIRGTFDVLPIAHDSGGSDIPGTPAWRHVEGIVQDQMRRFGFDEIRTPVLEPVDLVARGVGGTTDIVQKEMFTVERGRETYVLRPEVTAPVVRAALQHSLLQRGGAQRLFYIGPCFRAERPQKGRFRQFHQFGVELLGSDQPQADVEVIANLRAIYAAFGITDTRLRLNTIGDAVDRPRYLDALRTYFAPFVDELTETSRQRLDTNPLRLLDTKDPREREIVADAPKLPDYVGEDARAHYEAVKTHLDALGIPYVEDPLLVRGIDYYTRTVFELESDALGAQSALAAGGRYDGLAEAVGSKTPVPAVGYAAGIERLFLALADAGTELPGLSRPDAFLVAMDDDARPWTLQTAQALRARGLRVEFDLLGRAWRKQLKEASRQDARFAVIVGPDDLASGVAQVKDLASGEQTATPFADLAGALGAAPEA
- a CDS encoding PTS sugar transporter subunit IIA; its protein translation is MIQTQTLLTLLPAERVRVGLPAASKRELLETMSALAAHGTAADASVILDAVLQREALMSTGVGQGLALPHARTQSVDDTTAALAILESAVDYDSLDGSPVRIVLLLAGPERERSVHLRLLSRISRVMADAGTRQRLLDAESVRDVHRALADAEAALG
- a CDS encoding BON domain-containing protein, which gives rise to MAASAPVSAYGLPGPLRALIEGFQERRARTTADKSLALRLKDAMTREQVTARGLSFYIEHGAVAVYGNVADGAEREAILGLIARQPGVTRIVDHLRLADA
- a CDS encoding DoxX family protein, which gives rise to MSGLTQKMFASGENSLGADLGLLVLRVSVGLAMAFGHGLGKLPPSAGFVSKTGELGFPAPEVFAWLAALSEFGGGLLLALGLLTRPAAAAVLFTMGVAFFLAHAGDAFGDRELSYAYGSAAIALLLAGGGRYSLDAIVGRRLRRA
- a CDS encoding GNAT family N-acetyltransferase, with protein sequence MQDSADFEIRDTQEGLTPGRIATLYRRAPLLRQTDDADRLRESFERSQLVLSAWQGDRLVGLARVLTDGYQVSYLCDLAVEPDVQGTGLGKKLIDTVLERCKGTELVLRDSNLSTGFYAHLGFKPIENGWVRRA
- a CDS encoding ABC transporter ATP-binding protein, with protein sequence MRDTAAGIEIDAVTKLYGSVRAVDGVSLSVPPGSLVSLLGPSGSGKTTLLRLVGGFETPEAGSIHIAGRDVTPLAPQKRPTATVFQSYALFPSMSVGENVAYGLDAKLPKAERQRRVQESLARVDMAVLGERPVAALSGGQQQRVALARALAVEPDVLLFDEPLSNLDAELRVQTRAEIRALQQRLGITALYVTHDQEEALALSDQIAVLRTGQLVATGTPEALYAQPPTAYVASFLGGANVVRGPLAERLGGRPLADEQALAVRPEDLAPETDSASGVPATLLARQYLGREAEWVVEADGVRLVLRVAPDLAPPEALRLAARRSTVVLDDLSQNPTPSPE
- the sucC gene encoding ADP-forming succinate--CoA ligase subunit beta; protein product: MKVHEYQAKEILDQYGVAVQRGIVADTVEEAVEAAQTMAADGVTQFVVKAQIHAGGRGKGGGVKFCPSIDDVKPAAEKILGMQLITPQTGAEGQLVRKVLVTAAEDIAHEYYLGVTLDRATGMDVIMASTEGGVEIEEVAEATPEKIVKVHVDPTTGLRSYQAREIAFQLGLEGTAFKEGVKFVMALYKAYRASDATIAEINPLVKTEDGRIIALDAKMDLDDNAMFRHKDLAEMRDEAEEDPLEVEAGKHNLNYIKLDGNVGCMVNGAGLAMGTMDLIKLAGGEPANFLDVGGTASPATTEAGFRIIQSDPNVKAILVNIFGGIVRCDRVAKGVVEAASNMELTVPLIVRLQGTNAEEGMQILKDSGLPIQTAIRLQEAADKVTAALDA